Proteins from one Terriglobus sp. RCC_193 genomic window:
- a CDS encoding PDZ domain-containing protein → MTSIAVLAQEPGTLGISVLQLYGEGQQNKRGVLILRAVEPGTAAADAGLTAGDIIVSVNGTSAEGHDAGELGRAGLSGVAGDTVRLTVAKVGHPLGEVTLKRRPYAPHLNPATDAFHYSIPGNWQMDLRYPFPLPWAPSIEHKGLEDLAFAPGFDNTNSPEYHSYLIVWWLEGSQKITSEGLEKDMLAYFRGLAEQRGRNNKFTPDPTKVAAKYQASEGQPNFGGEPAANFAGTVTLYDRHGEVITLQSEVITAFCPKTGNTAVFFSMSKAPRPAALWKQMDAVRDGFQCVRKH, encoded by the coding sequence ATGACATCGATTGCCGTTCTTGCTCAGGAGCCGGGAACCCTGGGCATCTCGGTGCTGCAGCTTTACGGTGAAGGTCAGCAGAACAAACGGGGCGTGCTGATATTGAGAGCGGTTGAGCCGGGTACGGCGGCAGCCGATGCTGGGCTTACAGCGGGCGATATTATCGTGTCGGTGAACGGAACCTCCGCTGAAGGGCATGACGCCGGTGAGCTTGGGCGGGCAGGTTTATCGGGAGTCGCAGGTGACACAGTTCGTCTGACCGTTGCGAAGGTGGGCCATCCATTGGGAGAGGTCACACTGAAGCGAAGACCTTACGCGCCCCATCTCAATCCCGCGACGGATGCTTTTCACTATTCGATTCCGGGTAACTGGCAGATGGATTTGAGATATCCATTCCCCTTGCCGTGGGCGCCTTCCATTGAGCACAAGGGGCTTGAGGACCTTGCGTTCGCACCGGGGTTCGACAATACGAACTCGCCCGAGTATCACAGCTATCTCATCGTGTGGTGGCTGGAAGGTTCGCAGAAGATTACCTCCGAAGGTCTGGAAAAAGACATGTTGGCCTACTTTAGGGGATTGGCAGAACAGCGTGGGAGGAATAACAAGTTCACCCCGGATCCGACGAAAGTAGCAGCGAAATACCAGGCGAGCGAAGGGCAACCAAACTTCGGCGGAGAACCCGCTGCAAACTTCGCAGGAACAGTAACTCTGTACGACCGGCATGGCGAGGTGATTACGCTGCAGTCTGAGGTCATCACCGCCTTCTGCCCGAAGACGGGCAATACGGCTGTGTTTTTTTCCATGTCGAAGGCACCCCGACCGGCAGCGCTGTGGAAACAGATGGATGCCGTACGAGACGGCTTTCAATGCGTGAGAAAACACTAA
- a CDS encoding ABC transporter ATP-binding protein, which translates to MSLLSVENLTIRFGLGTAVDGISFSIDEGEVLGLVGESGSGKSVTSLAILRLLAPSATMTGNIRFDGHDLLKFSEKQMRARRGRDISMIFQEPMTALNPAMTIGEQIAETVRIHHPKLSKAEVKDRVLESLNNVALPDPTRRSKDYPHQFSGGQRQRIMIAMAVVNQPRLLIADEPTTALDVTVQAQILRLLRDLRERHGLSMLFISHDLAVTAQTADRVAVMRRGHILETNTAAELFRAPQDDYTRALLAAVPTMHTDRTRPLATL; encoded by the coding sequence ATGTCCCTGCTCTCCGTTGAAAACCTGACCATCCGTTTCGGACTCGGCACCGCTGTGGATGGCATCTCGTTTTCCATTGATGAAGGAGAAGTGCTCGGCCTTGTAGGCGAATCCGGTTCCGGCAAATCCGTTACCTCGCTTGCGATCCTGCGTCTCCTTGCACCTTCTGCAACGATGACGGGTAACATCCGTTTCGATGGCCATGACCTCCTAAAATTTTCGGAGAAGCAGATGCGCGCGCGTCGCGGACGCGACATCAGCATGATCTTTCAGGAACCCATGACGGCACTGAATCCCGCCATGACCATCGGTGAACAGATTGCCGAGACCGTCCGCATCCATCATCCAAAACTCAGCAAGGCAGAAGTGAAAGACCGCGTGCTCGAGTCGCTGAACAACGTTGCGCTGCCCGATCCCACACGCCGCAGCAAAGATTACCCGCACCAGTTCAGCGGTGGCCAACGCCAGCGCATCATGATTGCGATGGCCGTGGTCAACCAGCCGCGTCTTCTTATCGCAGACGAGCCCACCACCGCGCTCGACGTCACCGTACAGGCGCAGATCCTTCGCCTGCTGCGCGACCTGCGCGAACGCCACGGCCTGAGCATGTTGTTCATCTCGCACGACCTTGCCGTTACAGCGCAGACGGCGGACCGCGTGGCCGTGATGCGCCGCGGCCACATCCTGGAAACCAACACCGCAGCCGAGCTCTTCCGCGCACCCCAGGACGACTACACGCGCGCCCTGCTGGCCGCCGTGCCCACCATGCACACAGACCGCACCCGCCCCCTCGCCACACTCTGA
- a CDS encoding metallophosphoesterase, whose protein sequence is MRALVLSDIHGNLEALNAVLEDAGAWDALWNLGDVVGYGASPNEVVDQMRRRATQSVRGNHDKVASGIESPETFNASAREAVEWTREHLTPESILWLKALPHGPLKVDKADVSLAHGSPVNEDIYILNIRDAWQPLQVMQQQVTFFGHTHIQGGFGWQDGHWFTVTPKYLRNSGPCHWTLAMEEGRRYLLNPGSVGQPRDLDPRASYAIYDSDAKTITFHRVPYDIDLAQGRILLAGLPEKLAKRLRIGR, encoded by the coding sequence ATGCGCGCACTCGTCCTCTCCGACATTCACGGCAACCTGGAAGCACTGAACGCCGTGCTGGAAGACGCAGGCGCATGGGACGCCCTATGGAACCTGGGCGACGTCGTCGGCTACGGCGCCAGCCCCAACGAAGTCGTCGACCAGATGCGCCGCCGCGCCACTCAAAGCGTCCGCGGCAACCACGACAAGGTAGCCAGCGGCATCGAGTCTCCCGAGACCTTCAACGCATCCGCACGTGAAGCCGTGGAGTGGACACGCGAACACCTGACCCCGGAATCCATCCTGTGGCTCAAGGCGCTACCGCACGGCCCTCTCAAGGTCGATAAAGCCGATGTCTCCCTTGCGCACGGCTCCCCTGTGAATGAAGACATCTACATCCTGAACATTCGTGATGCATGGCAGCCGCTGCAGGTGATGCAGCAACAGGTCACCTTTTTCGGCCACACCCACATCCAGGGCGGCTTCGGCTGGCAGGACGGCCACTGGTTCACGGTGACACCCAAGTACCTTCGCAACTCCGGCCCCTGTCACTGGACACTCGCCATGGAGGAAGGTCGTCGCTATCTGTTGAACCCCGGCTCCGTAGGCCAGCCGCGCGACCTGGACCCACGCGCCTCCTACGCCATCTACGACAGCGATGCGAAGACCATCACCTTCCATCGTGTGCCCTACGACATCGACCTGGCACAAGGCCGCATCCTGCTCGCGGGCCTCCCGGAAAAACTCGCCAAGCGCCTCCGCATAGGCCGTTAA
- the pyk gene encoding pyruvate kinase, with protein MSEGNFLLGGTGRSAKIVGTLGPASSSPEVFRQLVRAGLDVARLNFSHGSHEQKAELIRMVREVSESEGKPICLLADLQGPKIRTGKLVDGKPVLLEAGKQLIITPHEMKGTAEKVSTVFPTLAENLGPGDTILLSDGLIELRVARVDGLDVVCDIVNGGYLGENKGINLPGIPVKVPALTEKDEEDLEFIAKQGVHALALSFVRTAEDIRYTRRRMKELNFDAWIVAKLEKPQAIENLEEILEETDALMVARGDLGVEVPPEKVPAIQKHIIRRALAYRKPVITATQMLESMIDNPRPTRAEASDVANAVYDGTDAVMLSAESAAGKYPVQSVAMMAKIIVETEAQMVLDPATAPQLPMHAKGAKLSVAETICESMAHSAEDLDLKAIAVFTESGTSARLLSKYRPNVQIYALSTETDVIGKCMMLWGVYPLQVDRFGGGDLQVEMAVEKLRGLGLAAPREVLGIVGGTASRIGGTNFMKLHEIPDA; from the coding sequence ATGAGCGAAGGTAATTTTCTGCTGGGCGGCACAGGCCGCAGCGCCAAGATTGTAGGAACGCTGGGACCGGCTTCGTCTTCACCGGAGGTCTTCCGGCAACTGGTGCGCGCGGGCCTGGATGTGGCGCGTTTGAACTTTTCGCATGGCTCGCATGAACAGAAGGCGGAACTGATCCGCATGGTGCGCGAGGTCAGCGAGAGCGAAGGTAAGCCGATCTGCCTGCTGGCCGACCTGCAGGGGCCGAAGATTCGTACGGGCAAGCTGGTAGACGGCAAACCGGTGCTGCTGGAAGCCGGGAAGCAGCTCATCATTACGCCGCATGAGATGAAGGGAACCGCCGAGAAGGTGAGCACCGTGTTCCCGACGCTGGCGGAGAACCTGGGACCGGGCGATACGATCCTGCTGTCCGACGGCCTGATTGAGCTGCGTGTGGCGCGTGTCGATGGTCTGGATGTGGTCTGTGACATCGTCAACGGCGGCTACCTGGGTGAGAACAAGGGCATCAACCTGCCGGGCATCCCGGTGAAGGTGCCTGCGCTGACGGAGAAGGACGAGGAAGATCTCGAATTCATCGCGAAGCAGGGCGTGCATGCGCTGGCGTTGTCGTTTGTGCGTACGGCGGAGGACATCCGTTACACGCGCCGCCGCATGAAGGAACTGAACTTCGACGCGTGGATTGTGGCGAAGCTGGAAAAGCCGCAGGCGATTGAGAACCTGGAAGAGATTCTGGAAGAGACGGATGCGCTGATGGTGGCGCGAGGCGATCTGGGCGTGGAAGTGCCACCGGAGAAAGTGCCTGCGATTCAGAAGCACATCATCCGCCGCGCGCTGGCGTATCGCAAGCCGGTGATCACGGCAACCCAGATGCTGGAGAGCATGATCGACAATCCGCGTCCGACACGCGCGGAAGCCAGCGACGTGGCCAACGCCGTGTATGACGGTACGGATGCAGTGATGCTTTCCGCAGAGTCCGCGGCAGGTAAGTATCCTGTGCAGTCCGTGGCTATGATGGCAAAGATCATTGTGGAGACAGAGGCGCAGATGGTGCTGGATCCTGCGACGGCTCCGCAGCTTCCCATGCATGCGAAGGGCGCGAAGTTGAGTGTGGCCGAGACGATCTGCGAGAGCATGGCGCACTCTGCAGAGGACCTGGATCTGAAGGCGATTGCCGTCTTCACGGAGTCGGGAACTTCCGCGCGTTTGCTATCGAAGTACCGCCCGAATGTACAGATCTATGCGCTGTCCACGGAGACGGATGTCATTGGCAAGTGCATGATGCTGTGGGGCGTGTATCCGCTGCAGGTGGACCGCTTTGGCGGTGGCGATCTGCAGGTGGAGATGGCCGTGGAGAAACTGCGTGGCCTGGGGCTGGCGGCACCGCGCGAGGTGCTGGGCATTGTGGGTGGAACAGCCAGCCGCATCGGTGGCACGAACTTCATGAAGCTGCATGAGATTCCGGACGCTTAG
- a CDS encoding YihY/virulence factor BrkB family protein: MDQTTRRTNRAAEAVLQHARSAHRHAMEMGVGLGSEGLRFTDKVRLAYWNAFQHDCLNTAKATAYSAIFAIFPMIAVLAAMIALVPYTGPLRSQIEVFAIRVLPESVWPLFSGFFNTTHSKPQSATVLLAATFVSIGGAAGVLATLMEGFRRAYGLTEACWGGGWRGLLRRQLQSYLMVPIAAVPMAVASLLVIFGHYGLLGLMRYSPTGWDSGLYWTANAVRWVASLGATAAVLAVIYRFGIPIRPSWREVMPGAAFATATWFVSTVAFGFYVTRFTHYSKVYGPLGTGVVLLVWLFLTSLTVLCGAELNAELARDAGPAVFDI, translated from the coding sequence GTGGACCAGACGACGCGACGTACGAATCGCGCCGCAGAGGCCGTGCTGCAACACGCGCGCTCGGCGCATCGTCATGCAATGGAGATGGGCGTAGGCCTGGGCAGTGAAGGCCTGCGCTTCACGGATAAGGTGCGGCTGGCCTATTGGAATGCCTTTCAGCATGACTGCCTGAACACGGCCAAGGCGACGGCGTATTCCGCGATCTTTGCCATCTTTCCCATGATTGCGGTGCTGGCCGCGATGATTGCGCTGGTCCCGTACACAGGGCCGTTGCGTTCGCAGATTGAAGTGTTTGCCATCCGCGTTCTGCCGGAGAGTGTGTGGCCGCTGTTTTCCGGGTTCTTTAACACCACGCATAGCAAGCCGCAGTCCGCAACGGTTCTGCTGGCGGCGACCTTTGTGAGCATTGGCGGTGCGGCGGGCGTGCTAGCCACGTTGATGGAAGGATTTCGCCGTGCGTATGGTCTGACGGAGGCCTGCTGGGGCGGCGGGTGGCGCGGATTGCTGCGGCGGCAGTTGCAGTCGTATCTGATGGTGCCGATTGCAGCGGTGCCGATGGCGGTGGCAAGCCTGCTGGTGATCTTCGGGCATTACGGTTTGCTGGGATTGATGCGGTACTCGCCCACGGGGTGGGATTCAGGGCTGTACTGGACGGCGAACGCTGTTCGCTGGGTAGCTTCGTTGGGCGCTACGGCTGCCGTGCTGGCGGTGATTTATCGCTTTGGGATTCCGATACGCCCAAGCTGGCGCGAGGTTATGCCGGGAGCGGCGTTTGCCACGGCAACATGGTTCGTCTCTACCGTGGCGTTTGGTTTTTATGTCACGCGGTTCACACACTATTCCAAGGTGTATGGACCGCTGGGAACGGGCGTAGTGCTGCTGGTGTGGCTCTTTCTGACGTCGTTGACGGTGCTGTGTGGTGCGGAGTTGAATGCCGAACTGGCACGGGACGCAGGGCCGGCGGTGTTTGATATTTGA
- a CDS encoding MFS transporter encodes MPDSAYSSEVHHGKRPLDSEGKEGAAFSSRNFRRYQLARMLAIMGAEAQSVAVAWQIYQLTHNAFLLGCTGLALFLPGIFFVLPAGHAADRYDRQRIIVSCYAMQAICTAVLLYMSLVGVRHVLYIYVMLFFIGAGRAFSGPASAAIQPQLVPRGAFVNAMTWGSAIFQIANISGPAVGGLLFTFQFSGAMAKWTGAPIVYALTILTMLTFVVLVSTLRPRKEQTESRAMSLQTMMEGARYVRKAKLLLGSISLDMFAVLLGGAVSLMPIFAQDILHAGPRGLGILRAAPALGALCTSITLSLRPIRHSAGKLMLVAVGVFGVATVVFGLSKSLPLSLAALFVLGASDNISVIVRQTVLQLGTPPAMRGRVSAINWLFLGASNEFGEFESGLTAQWFGAVRAVVFGGIGSVMVTVLWSIFFPTLRNVNTLNAEELLEANAAYAVSEPVD; translated from the coding sequence ATGCCCGACTCCGCCTATTCCAGTGAAGTGCATCACGGCAAACGCCCGTTAGATTCGGAAGGCAAGGAAGGTGCGGCGTTCTCGTCGCGCAACTTTCGCCGTTATCAACTGGCGCGCATGCTGGCGATCATGGGTGCGGAGGCGCAGTCTGTCGCCGTTGCATGGCAGATTTATCAACTGACACACAATGCATTTCTGCTGGGCTGCACTGGCCTGGCGTTGTTTCTGCCTGGCATCTTCTTTGTTCTGCCAGCGGGCCATGCTGCGGATCGGTATGACCGTCAGCGCATTATTGTTTCCTGTTATGCCATGCAGGCTATATGTACTGCGGTTTTGCTGTACATGTCGCTGGTGGGTGTGCGGCATGTTCTGTACATCTACGTGATGCTGTTCTTCATTGGTGCAGGGCGCGCGTTCAGCGGGCCTGCTTCCGCAGCCATTCAGCCGCAGCTTGTACCCAGGGGTGCGTTTGTGAACGCGATGACGTGGGGCTCGGCGATCTTTCAGATTGCGAACATCAGCGGACCTGCGGTGGGTGGGTTGCTGTTCACCTTTCAATTCTCTGGTGCGATGGCGAAGTGGACCGGCGCTCCGATTGTGTATGCGCTGACGATATTGACCATGCTGACGTTTGTGGTGCTGGTGAGTACGCTGCGGCCACGCAAAGAGCAGACGGAGAGCCGCGCCATGTCGTTGCAGACGATGATGGAAGGCGCGCGGTATGTGCGGAAGGCAAAACTGCTGCTGGGATCGATCTCGCTGGATATGTTCGCCGTGCTGCTGGGCGGCGCGGTGTCTCTGATGCCGATCTTTGCGCAGGACATTCTTCATGCGGGGCCTCGTGGACTGGGTATCCTGCGTGCCGCACCGGCGCTGGGTGCGTTGTGTACTTCCATCACACTTTCGTTACGACCAATACGGCATAGCGCGGGCAAGCTGATGCTGGTGGCGGTGGGTGTGTTCGGCGTGGCCACGGTGGTGTTCGGGTTGTCGAAGTCGCTGCCATTGTCGCTGGCGGCGTTGTTTGTGCTGGGGGCCAGTGACAATATCTCAGTCATTGTGCGGCAGACGGTTCTGCAGCTTGGAACGCCGCCCGCGATGCGTGGCCGCGTGTCGGCCATTAACTGGCTGTTTCTGGGCGCTTCGAATGAGTTTGGAGAGTTTGAAAGTGGCTTGACGGCGCAGTGGTTTGGCGCGGTGCGCGCCGTGGTGTTTGGCGGCATCGGGTCGGTGATGGTGACGGTGCTGTGGAGCATCTTCTTTCCCACGCTGCGGAATGTGAATACGCTGAATGCGGAAGAGTTGTTGGAGGCAAACGCCGCTTACGCTGTGAGCGAGCCGGTGGATTAG
- a CDS encoding TolC family protein: MWAAVVLAAPMVASAQTQPVAPVQEPAIQTAVAPQKQPPVADAMNLPEAPAPQAVSQPVQAALDAARPQDLGHGVTTPVSTGQPLSLSLDDAVRIALEHNLTISVDLQNQRQISGLQKTAFSALIPTMTAVAKTNTQQVNLAAMGFKPSSLGALLPPGTTFDTIVKYDTTGAQLNVSQQLFNLPAYEVYKASKSVGDVAKWQLYLDRGDVVNKVASQYILVLSDVASIENAKSQVASDLELERQSQARKDAGTGTNLDLIRARVERQTRQQELIADEATFAKDKIQLNRLMGLAADQPLVLTDAVPYHELEALPLETANQVALKRRKDLLSLQAQMKTAELQRKAVKYERLPAVTLGGFYGVLGQTRGLYHGVFSAQGGINFPIFEEARIRGDREVADARLVHLRKEVDSLKAYIEAQIRSALLDVNTSDELVKDATSNVDLAAEALDETRQRYRAGIDDNLPVVRAQATLANAQAQLVSALYQFNTAKLQLARNTGVVESQYNSYLGD, from the coding sequence ATGTGGGCCGCCGTGGTACTGGCGGCGCCGATGGTTGCCTCCGCGCAAACCCAACCGGTTGCGCCTGTACAGGAGCCCGCTATCCAGACTGCGGTCGCGCCGCAGAAGCAGCCACCCGTAGCCGATGCAATGAACCTGCCGGAGGCTCCCGCACCGCAGGCTGTGTCGCAACCGGTGCAGGCGGCCCTGGATGCGGCCAGGCCGCAGGACCTGGGGCATGGTGTGACGACGCCGGTTTCCACTGGTCAGCCACTGTCGCTGTCGCTGGATGATGCCGTGCGGATTGCCCTGGAACATAATCTGACGATTTCGGTTGACCTGCAGAATCAGCGACAGATCAGTGGATTGCAGAAGACGGCGTTCAGCGCGCTGATTCCGACAATGACCGCTGTTGCCAAGACGAATACACAGCAAGTGAACCTGGCGGCGATGGGCTTCAAGCCCAGCTCACTGGGTGCGTTGCTGCCTCCGGGAACGACATTCGACACGATCGTGAAATATGACACGACCGGTGCACAGTTGAATGTGTCACAGCAGTTGTTCAATCTGCCTGCATACGAGGTGTACAAGGCCTCGAAGTCCGTAGGTGACGTGGCGAAGTGGCAGCTCTACCTGGACCGCGGTGACGTGGTGAATAAGGTGGCCTCACAGTACATCCTGGTGCTATCAGACGTGGCTTCCATTGAGAATGCGAAGTCGCAGGTGGCCAGCGATCTGGAGCTGGAGCGGCAGTCGCAGGCACGCAAGGATGCTGGTACGGGAACCAATCTGGACCTGATCCGCGCACGCGTGGAGCGGCAGACTCGGCAACAGGAACTGATTGCCGATGAAGCGACATTCGCGAAAGACAAGATTCAGTTGAACCGGTTGATGGGGCTGGCAGCGGACCAGCCGCTGGTGCTGACCGATGCGGTTCCGTATCACGAACTGGAAGCTCTGCCGCTGGAAACTGCGAATCAGGTGGCGCTGAAGCGTCGCAAGGACCTGCTGTCGTTGCAGGCGCAGATGAAGACCGCCGAGTTGCAGCGCAAGGCTGTGAAGTATGAACGTCTGCCTGCGGTAACACTGGGCGGCTTCTATGGTGTTCTGGGCCAGACGCGCGGTTTGTATCACGGTGTGTTCTCCGCGCAGGGTGGTATCAACTTCCCCATCTTTGAGGAAGCACGGATTCGCGGCGATCGCGAAGTGGCCGATGCGCGGCTGGTTCATCTGCGTAAGGAAGTGGACAGCCTGAAGGCTTACATTGAGGCGCAGATCCGTTCGGCGTTGCTGGATGTGAACACGTCTGACGAGTTGGTGAAGGACGCTACGAGCAATGTGGACCTGGCTGCGGAAGCGCTGGACGAAACGCGGCAGCGTTATCGCGCGGGCATTGATGACAACCTGCCCGTTGTGCGCGCGCAGGCTACGCTGGCCAATGCACAGGCACAGCTTGTGAGTGCGCTGTACCAGTTCAATACGGCGAAGCTGCAACTGGCACGCAACACAGGTGTGGTGGAGTCGCAGTACAACTCTTACCTGGGCGACTAA
- a CDS encoding DsbA family protein → MLHRSSIRRTLAASLLSIGLAAVPAAHAQFAGTPDPSTFRDTSMLKPPAGHKVAIIEFFDLECPACRTANPIVERAAAQYHVPLIRYDFPLQMHVWSKDAAIFARYLQDRVSPELANKYRDDVFQQQPALNSKDDLQNFTRRWMQQHGQAMPFSMDPKFAAEVQADYNLGLKLNVTRTPTIVVATANKWQIVSGSESGSNDPNRIFAMVEGALHQTQGAPAVANTATHKK, encoded by the coding sequence ATGCTCCATCGCAGTTCGATCCGCCGTACCCTGGCCGCTTCCCTGCTTTCCATCGGCCTTGCCGCCGTGCCTGCTGCCCACGCGCAGTTCGCCGGAACGCCCGACCCTTCCACCTTCCGTGACACCTCCATGCTGAAGCCACCCGCCGGTCACAAGGTGGCGATTATCGAATTCTTCGACCTGGAATGCCCTGCCTGCCGCACCGCCAACCCCATTGTGGAGCGCGCTGCCGCGCAGTATCACGTGCCGCTGATCCGTTATGACTTCCCCCTCCAGATGCACGTCTGGAGCAAGGACGCCGCTATCTTTGCCCGCTACCTGCAGGACCGCGTCAGCCCGGAACTGGCGAACAAGTACCGCGACGACGTCTTCCAGCAGCAGCCCGCCCTGAACAGCAAGGACGACCTGCAGAACTTCACCCGTCGCTGGATGCAGCAGCACGGCCAGGCCATGCCCTTTTCGATGGATCCCAAATTCGCCGCCGAAGTGCAGGCAGACTACAACCTGGGCCTGAAGCTGAACGTCACTCGTACCCCCACCATTGTGGTGGCCACAGCGAACAAGTGGCAGATCGTCTCCGGCAGCGAAAGCGGATCGAACGATCCCAACCGCATCTTCGCCATGGTGGAAGGCGCGCTCCACCAGACACAGGGCGCACCCGCCGTCGCCAACACCGCAACACACAAGAAGTAA
- the ahcY gene encoding adenosylhomocysteinase — protein sequence MATAVIAPEEVLPYKVADLSLASWGRKEIDIAEQEMPGLMSIRAKYAAGKPLAGVRVTGSLHMTIQTAVLIETLKDLGADVRWASCNIFSTQDHAAAAIAETGTPVFAWKGETLEEYWWCTYQALTFPGGLGPQLVVDDGGDVTLLIHKGVELENGDRSFVDGKAGSEEEAVIQKLLLKVLAEDPQHWHKLAKEWRGVSEETTTGVHRLYEMMRKGTLLVPAINVNDSVTKSKFDNLYGCRESLADGIKRATDVMMGGKVAVVCGYGDVGKGSAHSLRGMGARVVVTEIDPINALQAAMEGFEVATLEDTLGRGDIYVTCTGNLDIITLEHMQQMKDQAIVCNIGHFDNEIQMERLNNSDAVKLEIKPQVHKYTFANGNAIFILAEGRLVNLGCATGHPSFVMSNSFSNQTLAQLDLWKNKDTYKVGVYVLPKQLDEEVARLHLEKIGVKLTTLSQKQADYLGVKVEGPYKAETYRY from the coding sequence ATGGCCACAGCCGTAATCGCACCCGAAGAAGTTCTCCCGTACAAGGTCGCTGACTTATCTCTCGCTTCATGGGGACGTAAGGAAATCGACATTGCTGAGCAGGAGATGCCCGGCCTGATGAGCATCCGCGCGAAGTATGCCGCAGGCAAGCCGCTGGCGGGTGTGCGTGTGACCGGTTCGCTGCACATGACGATCCAGACGGCTGTGCTGATCGAGACGTTGAAAGACCTTGGTGCCGATGTTCGCTGGGCAAGCTGCAATATCTTCTCCACGCAGGACCATGCGGCTGCTGCCATTGCCGAGACGGGCACGCCCGTTTTCGCATGGAAGGGCGAGACGCTGGAAGAATACTGGTGGTGCACGTACCAGGCACTGACGTTCCCCGGCGGTCTGGGACCGCAGCTTGTGGTGGATGACGGCGGCGATGTGACGCTGCTGATCCACAAGGGCGTTGAGCTGGAGAATGGAGATCGCAGCTTTGTGGATGGTAAGGCCGGAAGCGAAGAAGAGGCTGTGATCCAGAAGCTGTTGCTGAAGGTGCTTGCAGAAGATCCGCAGCACTGGCACAAGCTGGCGAAGGAGTGGCGCGGAGTTTCGGAAGAGACGACGACCGGTGTGCATCGCCTGTACGAGATGATGCGCAAGGGTACGCTGCTGGTGCCGGCCATCAACGTGAACGACTCCGTGACGAAGAGCAAGTTCGACAACCTGTATGGCTGCCGCGAATCGCTGGCCGACGGCATCAAGCGTGCCACGGATGTGATGATGGGTGGCAAGGTTGCGGTCGTCTGCGGTTATGGCGATGTGGGCAAGGGTTCGGCGCATTCGCTGCGTGGCATGGGCGCTCGCGTGGTGGTTACGGAGATCGATCCCATCAATGCTCTGCAGGCTGCGATGGAAGGTTTCGAAGTTGCCACGCTGGAAGACACGCTGGGCCGCGGCGATATCTATGTCACCTGCACCGGCAACCTGGACATCATCACGCTGGAGCACATGCAGCAGATGAAGGACCAGGCCATCGTCTGCAACATTGGCCACTTCGATAATGAAATCCAGATGGAGCGCCTGAACAACTCTGACGCGGTCAAACTGGAGATCAAGCCGCAGGTGCATAAGTACACGTTTGCGAATGGCAATGCGATCTTCATCCTTGCGGAAGGCCGACTGGTGAACCTGGGCTGCGCCACGGGCCATCCTTCGTTCGTAATGTCGAACAGCTTCAGCAACCAGACGCTGGCGCAGCTTGACCTGTGGAAGAACAAGGACACCTACAAGGTGGGTGTGTATGTTCTGCCGAAACAGCTGGATGAGGAAGTGGCGCGTCTGCATCTGGAGAAGATTGGCGTGAAGCTGACGACACTTTCGCAGAAGCAGGCAGACTACCTTGGCGTGAAGGTGGAAGGCCCTTATAAGGCCGAGACTTACCGCTACTAG